One window of Sphingobacteriales bacterium genomic DNA carries:
- the trmB gene encoding tRNA (guanosine(46)-N7)-methyltransferase TrmB: MSKGKMVKFAEIKLMPHVFENRIWKEPVLYNHEGRVIDYKGQWQSSYFKNNNPIILELACGYGEYTMAMASLYPDVNVIGIDIKGNRIWTGATFVQNHQLQNAAFVRAPIELIGHFFGKSEISEIWLTFPDPQIGKPRKRLTALSYLQLYQKILHPAGIVHLKTDSDLLYEFTLETLSENNFPILVNYPDLYRSNHQSNPLLSVSTRYEKLNLSGASTIKYLKFGLTPTVG, encoded by the coding sequence ATGTCGAAAGGTAAAATGGTAAAGTTTGCCGAAATAAAACTTATGCCCCATGTTTTTGAAAACAGAATTTGGAAAGAGCCGGTTCTGTACAATCATGAAGGCAGGGTGATAGACTACAAAGGGCAATGGCAATCGTCCTATTTTAAAAACAACAACCCAATAATATTGGAACTTGCCTGTGGGTATGGTGAATATACCATGGCGATGGCTTCGCTCTATCCGGATGTCAATGTGATCGGTATTGATATTAAAGGCAATCGCATCTGGACCGGTGCAACCTTTGTCCAAAACCATCAACTTCAAAATGCCGCTTTTGTGCGAGCACCCATCGAACTGATTGGTCATTTTTTCGGAAAATCTGAAATCAGCGAAATCTGGTTGACTTTTCCCGACCCGCAAATTGGTAAACCGCGCAAAAGGCTGACTGCATTATCCTATTTACAATTGTACCAAAAAATTCTTCACCCTGCAGGCATTGTACACCTCAAAACCGACAGCGACCTGTTGTATGAGTTCACCCTCGAAACGCTTTCAGAAAATAATTTCCCGATTTTGGTCAATTATCCCGATTTATACCGTTCCAATCACCAAAGTAACCCCTTACTTTCTGTTTCCACCCGTTACGAAAAACTCAACCTGAGCGGGGCAAGTACGATTAAATACCTGAAATTTGGTTTAACCCCCACCGTAGGGTAA
- the hflX gene encoding GTPase HflX has product MGNKQQNEPEKAVLVGLIYKEQTEEKLNEYLAELAFLAQTAGAEVIAEFKQKLPHPDRNTFVGKGKMEEIRQYITTKNVELVIFDDDLSPRQQSILEKELKCKVIDRSYLILDIFASRARTAQAKAQVELAQMQYLLPRLKGLWTHLERQRGGIGMRGPGEQEVETDRRIVKEKIATLKKQLEKIDTQNTIMRKRRGELIRVALIGYTNVGKSTIMTVLSKSEVFAENKLFATLDTTVRKVVFENTAFLLSDTVGFIRKLPHGLIESFKSTLDEVRESDILLHIVDISHPQYEDQIAVVNNTLKEIGVEEKPVITVYNKLDLYRQKYFDAYLPNEVKEQLMEELQENLRNQTQSPVVFISATEKLNIDLFRQQLLETVREQYLVRYPYLPEQY; this is encoded by the coding sequence TTGGGCAACAAACAACAAAACGAGCCTGAAAAAGCGGTTTTAGTCGGTCTGATCTATAAAGAACAAACCGAAGAAAAGTTAAACGAATATTTGGCCGAACTCGCCTTTCTTGCACAAACTGCCGGCGCAGAGGTCATCGCTGAATTTAAACAAAAACTGCCCCACCCCGACAGAAATACCTTTGTCGGCAAAGGCAAGATGGAAGAAATCAGACAATACATTACCACTAAAAATGTAGAGTTGGTCATTTTTGATGATGACCTTAGTCCCCGACAACAAAGCATTTTAGAAAAAGAACTAAAATGCAAGGTCATTGACCGCAGCTATCTGATTTTGGATATTTTTGCTTCGAGAGCAAGAACTGCCCAAGCCAAAGCACAGGTAGAACTCGCACAAATGCAATATCTGCTGCCTCGTTTGAAAGGTTTGTGGACCCACCTTGAAAGGCAAAGAGGAGGAATTGGCATGAGAGGACCCGGTGAACAGGAAGTAGAAACTGACCGGCGGATTGTGAAAGAAAAAATCGCAACACTAAAAAAACAGTTGGAAAAAATAGACACCCAAAACACAATCATGCGCAAAAGACGCGGGGAATTAATCCGTGTAGCGCTGATTGGATATACCAATGTCGGAAAGTCAACCATTATGACTGTGTTGAGCAAATCGGAAGTGTTTGCCGAAAACAAGTTGTTTGCCACCTTAGACACTACCGTAAGAAAAGTGGTGTTTGAAAACACCGCATTCCTGCTATCCGACACTGTAGGGTTTATCCGAAAACTTCCACACGGGTTAATTGAAAGTTTTAAATCCACTTTGGACGAAGTGCGCGAGTCCGATATTTTGTTGCACATTGTAGATATTTCCCATCCACAATACGAAGATCAGATAGCCGTTGTCAACAATACATTAAAAGAAATCGGGGTTGAAGAGAAACCGGTGATCACCGTTTATAACAAATTAGACCTGTACCGGCAAAAATATTTTGATGCCTACCTTCCAAATGAGGTAAAAGAACAACTGATGGAAGAATTGCAGGAAAACTTGCGAAATCAAACTCAAAGTCCGGTCGTGTTTATTTCTGCTACCGAAAAACTAAATATTGACCTTTTCAGACAACAACTATTGGAAACGGTAAGAGAACAATATCTGGTTCGATATCCCTATTTGCCGGAACAATACTAA